In the genome of Mycobacteriales bacterium, the window GCTGCAGAACGTCGCGCCCGCCACGGACGCGTAACGCGGCTACGTCAGCGTCATCACCGGCTCGCCCCGCGTGGTGAGGCCGCTGCCGGAGATCCGGCAGGTGCCGCCACGCGGGAGGCCGCCGTTGTACGCCTGCCGCACGCAGGAGCGCAGCGCGAGCTGGCCCCAGTAGTTCGGGTGCAGCGACTCCTGGATGTAGTAGTTGCCGCAGCAGGTGGAGACGGTGCGGATCTGGTTGATCCACTCGGTCTGGTCGACCGCGCCCGGGGACGTCCAGTCCCACAGGCCCTTCTCCTCGAGCAGGCCGACGGTGTTCTCGCAGAGGCGCCGGCCGTTGAACGCCGCCGACAGGTCCAGCACCTTGGTGTTGGTCAGCGCGGCCTGCGTGACGGCGTTCTTCACGGCGTTGTTGATGGTGGGCAGCGCGGTGGCGTTGGCCCAGTTGGCGTCGTTGTTCCAGAAGCCGCAGCCGCCGGTGTCCTGGCGGGTGTAGCCGGACTGGCTGTAGCGGAAGCCGGTGCCGTTGGGGATCGGCGACTCGTACGTCTGCACGAGGATCGTGTACGCGCTCGCGGCGTAGCCGGCGTTGGTTATCGCGGTGCGGACGTTGAGCAGCGCGTTCTTGATGGCGGTGGTCTGCGTGGAGACGTTGGTGGACGTGAAGTTGCTCGTCACC includes:
- a CDS encoding SGNH/GDSL hydrolase family protein; its protein translation is MPVRFLSTRRVAATAAGAVALTAAALAAPAHADGPGVGTPWVVTVGDSYISGEAGRWAGNTNDGEQYHDALGSTAYFDNAARTAEQITRCHRSAAAEAYVGGGVNGYNLACSGARTGTFTDGDGNFKPGLDFYDDGAGHQGQARMLQSFAATHNVKLVTVSIGGNNFNFGSVVQQCVSDFLFSPSWWPDYCNDDSSVTSNFTSTNVSTQTTAIKNALLNVRTAITNAGYAASAYTILVQTYESPIPNGTGFRYSQSGYTRQDTGGCGFWNNDANWANATALPTINNAVKNAVTQAALTNTKVLDLSAAFNGRRLCENTVGLLEEKGLWDWTSPGAVDQTEWINQIRTVSTCCGNYYIQESLHPNYWGQLALRSCVRQAYNGGLPRGGTCRISGSGLTTRGEPVMTLT